In Panacibacter ginsenosidivorans, the following proteins share a genomic window:
- a CDS encoding pyridoxamine 5'-phosphate oxidase family protein, translated as MLGTLNETQINNVLSSQVIGRVACTDGKQPYIVPVTYTYDGSYIYGQTNEGMKLNILRKNPNVCFEVDMMTDMRNWQSVVVLGKFEELKNKEADEAREVLFGRVFSLMTSSTIHVHEHAATGKVDDSTRVKHVMYRIKIKKVTGRFEKQ; from the coding sequence ATGCTAGGAACACTAAATGAAACGCAAATCAATAATGTACTTTCCAGCCAGGTGATTGGAAGAGTGGCTTGTACAGATGGCAAACAGCCTTATATTGTACCGGTAACCTATACTTATGACGGATCATACATTTATGGGCAGACGAATGAAGGCATGAAGCTGAATATACTTCGTAAAAATCCGAATGTATGTTTTGAAGTGGATATGATGACAGATATGCGGAACTGGCAGAGTGTGGTTGTATTAGGAAAATTTGAAGAGCTGAAAAATAAAGAAGCTGATGAAGCCCGTGAGGTATTATTCGGTCGCGTTTTTTCATTAATGACAAGCAGCACTATACATGTACATGAACATGCAGCCACAGGTAAAGTAGATGACAGTACAAGAGTTAAACACGTGATGTACAGAATAAAAATAAAAAAAGTTACTGGCAGGTTTGAAAAGCAATAG
- a CDS encoding Crp/Fnr family transcriptional regulator, with protein sequence MIQQDLLLAWGGTFRKYEKNQPIFFEGDKPLFYYQVMEGTVRMANINDDGKEFIQGIFKKGESFGEPVLFLDEPYPATAIANEACVVMRITKENFLYILKEYPDIHLSITRILAARIYNKSILSKEIAGETPEHRIKTMLHLLKQQNNCRNNEPYKVELSRQQIADMTGLRTETVIRIMRKLHERGELHIEKGKVFL encoded by the coding sequence ATGATACAACAAGACCTGTTACTTGCATGGGGCGGAACTTTTAGAAAGTATGAAAAGAATCAGCCTATTTTCTTTGAAGGTGATAAGCCTTTATTTTATTACCAGGTAATGGAAGGAACCGTGCGTATGGCTAATATCAATGATGATGGCAAAGAGTTTATACAAGGAATATTTAAAAAGGGAGAAAGTTTTGGTGAGCCTGTTTTGTTTTTGGATGAACCATATCCTGCAACTGCAATTGCAAACGAAGCATGTGTGGTGATGCGCATAACCAAAGAAAATTTTTTGTACATACTCAAAGAATATCCTGATATACATTTAAGTATTACCAGAATACTTGCGGCACGCATTTATAATAAATCAATCCTTTCAAAAGAAATTGCAGGTGAAACGCCTGAGCACCGAATAAAAACCATGTTGCATTTATTGAAGCAACAAAATAATTGCAGAAATAATGAGCCTTACAAAGTAGAATTATCAAGACAGCAAATTGCAGACATGACGGGGCTTCGCACGGAAACAGTAATACGCATTATGCGTAAACTACATGAGCGTGGTGAATTGCATATAGAAAAAGGAAAAGTTTTTTTATGA
- a CDS encoding zinc-dependent alcohol dehydrogenase family protein, whose amino-acid sequence MQLPVTMRAMIFERSKNPLVLKTIPIPFPSQRQVLIKVIACGICRTDLHIIDGELTRPKLPLIPGHEIVGIVAQTGDNIKNLKEGDLVGVPWLGYTCGTCKYCLNEQENLCDKAGFTGYTIDGGYAEYTVADEKYCFPLPSLYGNASGAPLLCAGLIGYRSYNMINKHAINIGIYGFGAAAHILIQVAKYQHKKIFAFTREGDTKARQFALQLGAAWAGDSLQTTPEKLDAAIIFAPVGSLVPKALQDVDKGGMVVCGGIHMSDIPSFPYRILWEERSVHSVANLTRKDGEEFLKIAPLVPVQTEIKTYPLAQANEALNDLRNGNIQGAAVLVMQ is encoded by the coding sequence ATGCAGCTTCCTGTAACTATGCGTGCAATGATTTTTGAACGATCAAAAAACCCATTGGTACTTAAAACAATTCCGATACCGTTTCCTTCACAACGGCAGGTTTTAATAAAAGTAATTGCATGTGGTATATGCAGAACTGATTTGCATATAATTGATGGCGAACTTACGCGGCCTAAACTTCCGTTGATACCTGGGCATGAGATCGTTGGCATTGTTGCACAAACCGGGGATAATATAAAAAATTTAAAAGAAGGTGATCTTGTTGGAGTTCCCTGGCTTGGTTATACCTGTGGCACCTGCAAATATTGTTTAAATGAACAGGAAAATCTTTGCGACAAGGCAGGCTTTACAGGCTATACAATTGATGGCGGATATGCTGAATACACTGTTGCCGATGAAAAATATTGCTTTCCTCTACCCTCCCTGTACGGCAATGCCTCAGGTGCACCGTTGCTTTGTGCAGGACTCATTGGTTATCGTTCATATAACATGATCAATAAACACGCAATCAATATTGGCATCTATGGCTTTGGTGCAGCGGCACATATTTTAATACAGGTTGCGAAATACCAACACAAAAAAATATTTGCTTTTACAAGAGAAGGCGATACAAAAGCCCGGCAGTTTGCATTACAACTAGGTGCTGCCTGGGCAGGAGATTCGTTACAAACTACTCCTGAAAAACTTGATGCTGCCATCATCTTTGCTCCTGTTGGAAGCCTTGTGCCTAAAGCATTACAGGATGTTGACAAAGGTGGAATGGTTGTGTGCGGCGGCATTCACATGAGTGATATACCTTCTTTTCCCTATCGTATTTTATGGGAAGAAAGATCTGTTCATTCTGTGGCAAACCTTACAAGAAAAGATGGAGAAGAATTTTTGAAGATCGCACCGTTAGTCCCTGTACAAACAGAGATAAAAACTTATCCCTTGGCGCAAGCCAATGAAGCTTTAAATGATTTAAGAAACGGGAATATACAGGGCGCTGCAGTGCTGGTAATGCAGTAA
- a CDS encoding SDR family oxidoreductase, whose protein sequence is MEKIFEGKVALVTGGSFGIGRATAIAFAGRGAKVVIADMLDDKENDVVKFIQGEGGTAAFIKCNVSVSAEVGKMTEQIISTFGKLDFAFNNAGVEGATAITHECSEENWDKTLDVNLKGIWLCMKHEIPYMLKNGKGVIVNCASVAGLNGFVGLPAYVASKHAVVGLTKTSALEYAKNNIRVNAVCPGVIHTAMIDRITGKDKEVEKQYTSMEPVGRMGTPEEVAEAVVWLCSDAASFITGIAMPVDGGFNA, encoded by the coding sequence ATGGAAAAAATATTTGAAGGTAAAGTTGCGCTTGTAACCGGAGGCAGTTTTGGCATTGGCCGTGCAACGGCAATTGCATTTGCAGGAAGGGGTGCAAAGGTGGTTATAGCAGATATGCTTGATGATAAAGAAAACGATGTTGTAAAATTTATACAAGGCGAAGGCGGAACTGCTGCATTTATTAAATGCAATGTCTCTGTAAGCGCTGAGGTTGGAAAGATGACAGAACAAATAATTTCAACTTTCGGGAAACTTGACTTTGCATTTAATAATGCAGGTGTTGAAGGCGCTACCGCAATAACACATGAGTGCAGCGAAGAAAACTGGGACAAAACACTTGACGTGAATTTGAAAGGAATTTGGTTATGCATGAAGCATGAAATTCCATACATGCTAAAAAATGGAAAAGGAGTTATTGTCAACTGTGCATCTGTGGCCGGCTTAAATGGATTTGTTGGCCTGCCCGCCTATGTTGCAAGCAAACACGCAGTTGTTGGTTTAACCAAAACATCAGCGCTTGAATACGCCAAAAATAATATTCGTGTAAATGCAGTTTGCCCTGGTGTAATTCATACAGCAATGATAGATCGGATTACCGGCAAAGACAAAGAAGTGGAAAAGCAATATACAAGTATGGAACCTGTTGGCCGTATGGGTACTCCTGAAGAAGTAGCAGAAGCAGTGGTATGGTTATGCTCTGATGCAGCTTCTTTTATTACAGGTATTGCAATGCCAGTGGATGGCGGATTTAATGCATAG
- a CDS encoding DedA family protein: MSSLPDYIYHLSYIGIFLWFAFIEQVTPVPEEVALITVGYTSMHTKLEPVVCGVIAIAGLLTADNLIFYLSLKSNKLVEKLTGKVNKHLADKIKMNFQKNAVKTLIVMALLPKLRFLSPVISAASGISWKLFLFINSLVTVFYVTVYMLIGIFFQKQLNAVLHELALWQHIIFVAIILTIAIFLIVKIKKIKEAS; this comes from the coding sequence ATGTCATCGCTGCCAGACTATATTTATCATCTTTCTTATATTGGTATATTTTTATGGTTTGCTTTTATTGAACAGGTTACTCCTGTTCCGGAAGAAGTGGCATTGATAACTGTTGGCTATACATCAATGCATACAAAATTAGAGCCAGTAGTTTGTGGTGTTATCGCTATTGCCGGTTTGCTTACAGCTGATAATTTAATTTTCTATCTTTCTTTAAAGAGTAATAAACTTGTAGAAAAACTTACCGGAAAAGTAAACAAACACCTTGCAGATAAGATTAAAATGAATTTTCAAAAAAATGCAGTTAAAACACTTATCGTAATGGCATTGTTACCAAAGCTTCGTTTCCTGAGTCCTGTAATATCTGCTGCTTCAGGTATTTCGTGGAAGCTTTTTCTTTTTATTAATTCTCTTGTAACAGTTTTTTATGTTACCGTATATATGCTTATTGGTATCTTTTTTCAGAAACAGTTGAATGCTGTATTGCATGAATTAGCATTGTGGCAGCATATAATATTTGTTGCCATTATATTGACAATTGCAATTTTTTTAATTGTAAAAATTAAAAAAATAAAGGAAGCTTCATGA
- the mgtA gene encoding magnesium-translocating P-type ATPase, producing MADQQFSSIPLEQLYMQLQSGEKGLSLSLAETRMKEQAKLSRTESRFKKEAKLFIRQFTNPLILLLVIAVILSAILGQSSDSFIILFILVTTGLLGFFQELNAGRAMEKLRGMISMKHTILRDGQELQLSTQQIVAGDILILDAGDIIPADCRIIESNELHVNESTLTGESYPVEKIAGQIADELPLVKKSNCLWKGTNVISGTATVIVFQAGNDTIFGHMAHSLTETTETAFEKGIKHFGFFLLRITVILSLIILVVNLYFHKPLFDSVLFSLALAVGMAPELLPAIMTFAMSAGAKRMLQKKVIVKKLSSIFNFGEVNVLCTDKTGTITEGNVMVKDIVDAHGATNERIRLYAFLNASLQNGFSNPIDDAIKSLNITINGYKKINEIPYDFIRKRLSVAVNFNERKFFITKGAFNNVLEICDKIETENEQTEPLDEQRRKLLADKYISFSEEGYRVLGLAYRKIEKDKIARDDEQQLVFLGFILLEDPLKESTLASIKRLEELHISIKIITGDNRYAASHAAQKIGMQNPVIVTGEALRKLTPEAFVVKAKAANIFAEIEPQQKEFIIKALQKSKLTVAYIGDGINDAAAINAADIGISTNNAVDVAKEAADFVLLEKDLSVLADGVYEGRRSFVNSMKYIFITTGATFGNMFSVAGASLFLPFLPMLPKQILLTNLITDLPFLSIASDHVDDEDLVQPGKWNLKMISSFMIVFGLHSSLFDFITFYFLYFYFRLSGSAFQTGWFLESSITELLILFIIRTKKSFIKSKPGRLLLITGIIAFCITIYLPLSPFADLLGFSVAHTQQLITITLILVAYIITADILKIIFFRINERKQMKVSMRAL from the coding sequence ATGGCAGATCAGCAATTTTCATCGATACCACTTGAACAACTGTATATGCAGCTTCAATCTGGTGAGAAAGGTTTATCGCTTTCACTTGCAGAAACAAGAATGAAAGAACAGGCAAAGTTGTCCCGTACGGAAAGCCGCTTTAAAAAAGAGGCAAAATTATTTATACGGCAGTTTACAAATCCATTGATATTGTTGTTGGTGATTGCAGTAATTCTGTCTGCTATCCTGGGGCAATCTTCAGATAGTTTTATCATTCTTTTTATTTTAGTAACCACAGGGTTATTGGGATTCTTCCAGGAACTCAATGCAGGCAGAGCCATGGAAAAACTGCGCGGTATGATTTCTATGAAACATACCATATTACGTGATGGACAGGAATTACAACTATCGACACAGCAAATAGTAGCCGGTGATATTTTAATATTGGATGCGGGTGATATTATTCCCGCTGATTGCCGCATTATTGAAAGCAATGAGTTACATGTTAATGAAAGTACACTTACCGGTGAGTCTTATCCGGTTGAGAAAATTGCCGGGCAGATTGCAGATGAATTACCACTTGTAAAAAAAAGCAATTGCTTATGGAAGGGTACCAATGTTATCAGTGGAACTGCCACTGTTATTGTATTTCAGGCAGGGAATGACACAATATTCGGACATATGGCACACAGCCTTACTGAAACAACTGAAACGGCTTTTGAAAAAGGTATCAAACATTTTGGCTTTTTCCTGTTGCGCATTACTGTTATTTTATCATTGATCATCCTGGTAGTAAACTTATATTTTCATAAACCACTTTTTGATTCTGTACTTTTTTCTTTGGCGCTGGCTGTAGGCATGGCGCCGGAATTATTACCTGCTATTATGACTTTCGCTATGTCAGCCGGGGCAAAAAGAATGCTGCAAAAGAAAGTGATTGTAAAAAAACTTTCTTCCATATTCAACTTTGGTGAAGTGAATGTGCTTTGTACGGATAAGACCGGAACTATAACGGAAGGAAATGTTATGGTAAAAGATATTGTAGATGCACATGGTGCCACAAATGAGCGCATAAGGCTGTATGCCTTCTTAAACGCTTCATTACAGAATGGATTTAGTAATCCAATAGATGATGCGATAAAGTCATTAAACATAACCATCAATGGTTATAAAAAGATCAACGAGATACCTTATGATTTTATACGTAAGAGACTAAGCGTCGCTGTTAATTTTAATGAGCGAAAGTTTTTTATTACTAAAGGCGCTTTCAATAATGTATTGGAAATATGTGATAAGATTGAAACTGAAAATGAACAAACAGAACCGCTTGATGAACAAAGACGAAAACTGCTGGCAGATAAGTATATCTCATTTAGTGAAGAGGGGTACCGGGTTCTGGGGCTTGCATACAGGAAAATAGAAAAAGATAAAATAGCCAGGGATGACGAGCAGCAATTAGTCTTTCTTGGTTTTATACTACTCGAAGATCCTTTAAAGGAAAGCACGCTTGCATCTATAAAGCGTTTAGAAGAGTTGCATATCAGCATAAAGATCATTACAGGAGATAACCGTTATGCAGCTTCGCATGCAGCGCAAAAGATCGGTATGCAGAATCCTGTAATAGTTACCGGAGAAGCATTGCGCAAGCTTACACCAGAGGCTTTTGTAGTAAAAGCAAAAGCCGCGAATATTTTTGCAGAAATTGAGCCGCAGCAAAAGGAATTTATCATTAAGGCATTGCAAAAATCAAAACTTACTGTAGCATATATTGGAGATGGTATCAATGATGCCGCCGCAATTAACGCTGCAGACATCGGTATTTCTACAAACAACGCAGTGGATGTAGCAAAAGAAGCTGCTGATTTTGTTTTGCTGGAAAAAGACTTATCTGTATTAGCTGATGGTGTATACGAGGGGAGAAGGTCTTTTGTAAACTCTATGAAATATATTTTCATAACTACAGGCGCAACTTTCGGGAACATGTTCAGTGTGGCAGGTGCATCGCTCTTTCTTCCTTTTTTGCCAATGCTTCCCAAACAGATATTACTCACCAATCTTATTACAGATCTTCCATTTCTCAGCATCGCCTCCGATCATGTAGACGATGAAGATCTTGTGCAGCCCGGTAAATGGAACCTCAAAATGATCAGTAGTTTTATGATTGTTTTTGGATTGCACAGTTCACTGTTCGACTTTATAACTTTTTATTTTCTCTATTTTTATTTCAGGCTTTCCGGCTCTGCATTTCAAACAGGATGGTTTTTAGAATCTTCTATTACCGAGCTGTTGATACTTTTTATTATACGCACTAAAAAATCTTTTATCAAAAGCAAACCGGGCAGGTTATTGTTGATAACAGGAATAATTGCGTTTTGTATTACCATATATCTTCCGCTCTCACCATTTGCAGATCTGTTAGGCTTTTCTGTAGCCCATACACAACAATTGATAACTATTACGCTTATTTTGGTTGCTTATATTATAACTGCAGATATTTTGAAAATAATTTTCTTCAGAATAAATGAAAGAAAACAGATGAAAGTAAGTATGCGGGCATTATAA
- a CDS encoding cation-translocating P-type ATPase, producing MMNWHLEDIDKVLEITGSSKEGLSTTEAGKRLLEYGPNEITQVHRRSAWLLLLQQFKDFMILILVVAAIISGLLGDVTDTLVIVAIVILNAVIGFIQEYRAEKAMESLRKMTATNVQVFRDNTILSMPSDILVPGDIILLEAGNILPADIRLIEAVQVKVNEASLTGESLPVEKQTDTLNAQVLPLGDYTNMAFKGTFVTGGRGKGVVIATGMNTELGKVARLLQQPEVQTPLQKRLASFGRNLAYIILFICFVVFAIGFLKGEDVILMLMTSLSLAVAAIPEALPAVITIALAIGAKKMVRKNVLIRKLPAVETLGSVTYICTDKTGTLTLNKMTVEEIAGNDFSIYDNCNTSEKYSGNEYRLLMLAMALNNDVYRDKDNNLIGDPTEIALFEFASAAGYDKTKMEKQYPRVAEIPFDSKRKCMTTIHRYGDEFIAFTKGATEVLLQKIKDPSSVEKWQKPLDNMTGKGLRVLGFATRKFDVLPASITPDTIEEQLNLQGLTGLIDPPREEARQAVQECKTAGINPVMITGDHPVTAAVIARRLNIIETEDDRIITGAELSSMSDRDLLEIVDDIKVYARVSPEQKLNIVKALQKKGAYVAMTGDGVNDAPALKRADIGVAMGITGTDVAKEAAHMILLDDNFASIVKAVKEGRKIFDNTRRFIRYVLTGNTAEILTIFLAPFFSLPIPLLPIHILWINLVTDGLPGLALTAESAEENIMHRPPRNPKQSIFDDGLGIHVLWVGLLLASLTIGTQAYAIHVNDSHWQTMVFTVLCLGQLTYAMAIRSETLSLFRQGIFSNRALIFTVVITFILQLAIIYFPFLNMIFKTEPLSIKDLVFCIAVSMVVFVVVEAKKVIHASIRSRQ from the coding sequence ATGATGAACTGGCATCTTGAAGATATTGACAAAGTATTAGAAATAACCGGTAGCTCTAAAGAAGGATTATCAACTACAGAAGCCGGAAAAAGGCTGCTGGAATATGGACCTAATGAAATAACCCAGGTACATAGAAGATCTGCATGGCTTTTATTGCTGCAGCAGTTTAAAGACTTTATGATACTTATACTGGTAGTTGCCGCAATTATCTCAGGTTTGCTTGGAGATGTTACAGATACGCTTGTTATTGTTGCGATTGTTATCCTCAATGCTGTCATTGGTTTTATACAGGAATATCGCGCAGAAAAAGCAATGGAGTCTTTAAGGAAAATGACAGCAACAAACGTTCAGGTATTCAGGGATAATACCATCCTTTCAATGCCTTCAGATATCCTTGTGCCCGGTGATATTATTTTACTGGAGGCGGGAAATATTCTTCCTGCAGACATACGTTTAATAGAAGCCGTACAGGTGAAAGTAAATGAAGCTTCTCTTACAGGCGAGTCATTACCTGTAGAAAAACAAACTGATACACTAAACGCACAGGTGCTTCCGCTTGGAGATTATACAAATATGGCTTTTAAAGGAACTTTTGTAACCGGCGGACGCGGAAAGGGAGTAGTTATTGCTACCGGTATGAATACCGAATTAGGAAAAGTAGCCCGTTTACTTCAGCAGCCGGAAGTGCAGACACCTCTTCAAAAAAGACTGGCTTCCTTCGGAAGAAATCTTGCTTATATAATCCTTTTCATCTGTTTTGTTGTATTTGCTATCGGGTTTCTGAAAGGGGAGGATGTGATACTCATGTTAATGACTTCACTTTCACTTGCTGTGGCCGCCATACCTGAAGCCTTGCCGGCTGTGATAACGATTGCTCTTGCAATAGGCGCCAAAAAAATGGTCAGAAAAAATGTGTTGATACGAAAGCTGCCAGCCGTAGAAACATTAGGGTCAGTCACCTATATCTGTACAGATAAAACGGGAACGCTAACCCTTAATAAAATGACAGTGGAAGAAATTGCAGGTAATGATTTTTCTATTTATGACAACTGCAACACATCTGAAAAATATTCAGGCAATGAATATCGATTGCTTATGTTGGCAATGGCATTAAATAATGATGTGTACAGAGATAAGGACAATAACCTGATTGGCGACCCTACCGAAATTGCTTTATTTGAATTTGCATCAGCAGCCGGGTATGATAAAACTAAAATGGAAAAACAATATCCACGTGTAGCAGAAATTCCTTTTGATTCTAAAAGAAAATGTATGACCACCATTCACCGTTATGGTGATGAATTTATTGCCTTTACTAAAGGTGCCACAGAAGTTTTACTACAAAAAATAAAAGATCCTTCCTCTGTTGAAAAATGGCAGAAACCATTGGATAATATGACGGGAAAAGGATTGCGTGTATTAGGTTTTGCAACAAGAAAATTTGATGTGTTACCTGCTTCTATTACCCCGGATACAATCGAAGAGCAGCTAAACCTGCAAGGTTTAACCGGACTTATCGATCCTCCAAGGGAAGAAGCCAGACAGGCTGTACAGGAATGTAAAACAGCAGGTATTAATCCTGTAATGATTACCGGAGATCATCCGGTTACTGCTGCAGTTATTGCCAGGCGACTTAATATTATTGAAACAGAAGATGATAGAATTATTACCGGGGCAGAATTAAGTAGTATGAGTGACCGTGATCTGCTGGAGATAGTAGATGATATTAAAGTTTATGCAAGGGTGTCACCGGAGCAAAAGCTAAATATTGTAAAAGCGCTTCAAAAAAAAGGAGCCTATGTGGCCATGACCGGCGATGGTGTAAATGACGCACCGGCTTTAAAACGTGCTGATATTGGTGTAGCGATGGGAATAACGGGAACAGATGTTGCAAAAGAGGCTGCACATATGATATTGTTAGATGATAATTTCGCCAGCATAGTAAAAGCTGTTAAAGAGGGGCGAAAAATTTTCGATAACACAAGAAGATTTATACGTTACGTTCTTACGGGTAATACTGCTGAAATACTGACAATTTTCCTGGCTCCTTTTTTTTCTTTACCTATTCCGTTATTACCCATTCATATTTTGTGGATTAACCTTGTTACAGATGGTCTGCCCGGGTTGGCTCTTACAGCAGAATCAGCAGAAGAAAATATTATGCATCGTCCGCCAAGAAATCCTAAGCAAAGCATTTTTGATGACGGCTTGGGAATTCATGTACTGTGGGTTGGTCTTTTGTTGGCATCATTAACCATAGGTACGCAAGCCTACGCTATACATGTTAATGATTCGCATTGGCAGACAATGGTATTTACTGTTCTTTGCCTGGGCCAGTTAACATATGCAATGGCTATAAGATCTGAAACTTTATCTCTGTTCCGTCAGGGAATTTTTTCAAACAGGGCACTGATCTTTACAGTAGTTATTACATTTATCCTGCAATTGGCTATTATTTACTTTCCTTTCCTGAATATGATATTCAAAACTGAGCCCTTATCCATAAAGGATTTGGTTTTTTGTATTGCTGTTTCAATGGTTGTTTTTGTAGTTGTAGAAGCTAAGAAAGTCATACATGCATCCATCAGAAGCAGGCAATGA
- a CDS encoding AI-2E family transporter gives MMKLITQPGWPVLRYLQIILFSAIILYFGKTLFIPLFLGLLIAIVMYPVCKWFEKHGWSRYLAIAACLLIITLLFSSLFILLAWQLNVFSEDAPAILSKLEVSVQQMQTWMSNNIGVATDLKNNWVERFSGTIGSVLQSTLQTTINTLFILFLTPVYTALFMYHRKTFVQYIKLITPGNYQHQLDNILQQTIHTYFNYIKGMVLVYLIVGILNSIGLFALGVKHPVLFGMLCAIMTIIPYIGIFISALLPISVVWLETGNILYPVGVIAVFSFVQYLEANVIFPKVVGTQLHVSTFAMLVAIIAGGIVWGVSGMILFIPFVAILKIISDNIEEWKPINVLLSRR, from the coding sequence ATGATGAAACTTATTACACAACCAGGCTGGCCAGTTTTAAGATATTTGCAGATCATTCTTTTTTCTGCTATTATATTATATTTTGGTAAAACACTTTTTATTCCGCTTTTTTTAGGCTTGTTGATTGCTATTGTTATGTATCCCGTATGTAAGTGGTTTGAAAAGCATGGATGGAGCAGATACCTTGCTATTGCTGCCTGCCTGCTGATAATAACGCTTCTTTTTTCTTCATTATTTATATTACTGGCATGGCAATTAAATGTATTTAGCGAGGATGCACCTGCTATACTTAGCAAACTGGAAGTATCAGTTCAGCAAATGCAGACCTGGATGAGCAATAATATTGGGGTAGCCACTGATCTGAAAAATAACTGGGTTGAAAGATTTTCCGGAACGATCGGCAGTGTGCTGCAATCAACACTTCAAACAACGATCAATACGTTGTTTATTCTTTTTCTTACCCCTGTTTATACTGCTTTGTTTATGTATCACCGCAAAACTTTTGTTCAGTATATCAAGTTGATAACACCAGGTAATTATCAGCACCAACTTGATAATATCCTGCAGCAAACAATACACACTTATTTTAACTACATAAAGGGAATGGTTTTAGTGTACCTTATAGTTGGTATACTTAATAGCATTGGCTTATTTGCATTAGGGGTAAAACATCCCGTACTTTTTGGAATGCTTTGTGCCATTATGACCATCATTCCTTATATCGGTATTTTTATAAGCGCTTTATTGCCTATATCAGTAGTGTGGCTGGAGACAGGAAATATCCTGTATCCGGTGGGAGTGATTGCTGTATTTTCTTTTGTTCAATACCTTGAAGCTAATGTAATTTTTCCAAAAGTGGTAGGCACGCAATTGCATGTAAGTACATTTGCTATGTTGGTCGCAATTATTGCAGGTGGTATTGTTTGGGGTGTATCGGGAATGATACTGTTCATTCCGTTTGTAGCCATTCTTAAGATCATTAGTGATAATATTGAAGAGTGGAAACCAATTAACGTGCTGTTAAGTCGCAGGTAA
- a CDS encoding Hsp20/alpha crystallin family protein produces MTDNISFAKPCNVYPGEYIPMPEIELLLAELKITGKDAAKPPVNMDEFKDCFRIEMVIPGVKREDILVRIEENNILSVMVLHKEEKERNRKLKIHEFESDCLARKIILPGNVDTEFISAEYRQGILSFYIPKNGKRSGSAINQVFVY; encoded by the coding sequence ATGACAGATAATATATCATTTGCGAAACCGTGCAACGTTTATCCGGGAGAATATATTCCTATGCCTGAAATAGAATTATTATTGGCAGAATTAAAAATTACCGGTAAAGACGCTGCAAAACCACCTGTAAATATGGATGAATTTAAAGATTGCTTCAGGATTGAAATGGTTATACCCGGTGTAAAACGGGAAGATATATTAGTTCGTATTGAAGAGAATAATATCTTATCTGTTATGGTACTGCATAAAGAGGAGAAAGAACGTAACAGGAAACTCAAAATACATGAATTTGAATCCGATTGCCTGGCGCGAAAAATTATTTTGCCAGGCAATGTAGATACTGAATTTATAAGTGCTGAATACAGGCAGGGTATTTTAAGTTTCTATATACCTAAAAACGGTAAACGCTCCGGTTCGGCCATCAACCAGGTATTTGTTTACTAA
- a CDS encoding c-type cytochrome — MKKVFGIFIAGFLLYACSGGTKENNANTTANSDAVSATDNSANPSYDPKRGEGKFTKVDIGATLDATMADAGKKVYDVKCSACHKLTTEKLVGPGWSGVTSRHAPEWIMNFVTNTDAMIDKDPAAQAQLEICLVRMPNQNLSDDDARHLLEFMRKNDGVK, encoded by the coding sequence ATGAAAAAGGTATTCGGCATATTCATCGCAGGCTTCTTATTATATGCCTGCAGCGGTGGTACAAAAGAAAACAATGCAAATACAACTGCAAATTCAGATGCAGTAAGTGCAACTGATAACAGTGCAAATCCTTCGTACGATCCCAAAAGAGGCGAAGGCAAGTTTACGAAAGTTGATATTGGTGCAACGCTTGATGCAACAATGGCTGATGCAGGTAAAAAAGTTTATGATGTAAAATGCTCTGCCTGTCACAAACTCACCACTGAAAAACTGGTTGGTCCCGGCTGGTCTGGTGTTACTTCAAGACATGCGCCTGAATGGATCATGAATTTCGTGACCAACACAGATGCAATGATAGATAAAGATCCTGCAGCGCAGGCACAGCTTGAAATTTGTTTGGTAAGAATGCCAAACCAAAATCTTTCCGATGATGACGCAAGACATCTTTTAGAATTCATGCGCAAAAATGATGGTGTAAAGTAA